A region of the Halalkalicoccus tibetensis genome:
TCTTTGTATAATCGGTTGAGCATTGGGTAACCTGCCTGTTGCTCATTAGTCCACTCACGAGCGAATGACCCCGTTTCGATCTCGCGTAGTCGCTCTCGCATGTAGGACTTCATCTCTTCGCGATTATATGCCTCTGCTCGAGACATCTGCCCATATTGGCTAGTTTGAGAATGAAGCGGAAGCTGACCGATGAAGCCATCAGTTCCCATTACTTCAAAGATATGTGCCATCTCTTGGGATAGATACTGCTCTAGCAGGATAACCTCACCAGGAATTCCTGCCTCACGTTCGATTTCGTATTTTGCTGCAATTGCATTGAAGAAAAGCGGTATCAGTGCTTGTTCGGTTAGAAGATCAATTTTCGTTTCCATCTCAAAAGTACCTTCAATCACACCGGATCGGGTCGAGCCGATAGCTTTTGATAGTGCAAGTGCTGTTTCCTGTGCGTTTCCAGAGTAGTCCTGATTAACAGCGATCATGCTTGGGGCACCGTCACCCTCTTCATAGAGTTCGCGGACTAGGTCTCCGATCATCCGCGGTGCGACCATGATAGTATCAAGGTCAGCAGTAGGCTCGATAAAATCGTAAGTGATGTTGTATCCTGATGCAAAATTAACTGT
Encoded here:
- the ilvC gene encoding ketol-acid reductoisomerase is translated as MQDSTTEEATIFYEDDADMSILNEKTIAIIGYGNQGRAQALNMQDSGVEDIIVGNRSDDSRKQAREDGFEDYDIAEAAERADIIFLLIPDEVAPGIYQEEIEPGLEAGNTVNFASGYNITYDFIEPTADLDTIMVAPRMIGDLVRELYEEGDGAPSMIAVNQDYSGNAQETALALSKAIGSTRSGVIEGTFEMETKIDLLTEQALIPLFFNAIAAKYEIEREAGIPGEVILLEQYLSQEMAHIFEVMGTDGFIGQLPLHSQTSQYGQMSRAEAYNREEMKSYMRERLREIETGSFAREWTNEQQAGYPMLNRLYKEFGDTEMIQKEQETIEKLGLGDE